The following proteins come from a genomic window of Lolium rigidum isolate FL_2022 chromosome 5, APGP_CSIRO_Lrig_0.1, whole genome shotgun sequence:
- the LOC124657149 gene encoding probable polyamine transporter At3g19553 yields MTGGGGGGIEGESPPRRRPLTVLPLVALIFYDVSGGPFGIEDSVRAGGGALLPLLGFLILPVLWSLPEALITAELASTFPTNAGYVAWVSAAFGPTAAFLVGFTKWASGTLDNALYPVLFLDYLRSGGLALPGPLRSLAVLALTAALTYLNYRGLHLVGLSALFLTAFSLSPFVALTALAIPKIRPFRWLAVNPKAIDPRGYFNSMFWNLNYWDKASTLAGEVDEPRKTFPKAVFGAVGLVVGAYLIPLLAGTGALPSETAAEWTDGFFSEVGQRIGGPWLRVWIQAAAAMSNMGLFEAEMSSDSFQLLGMAEMGMIPAIFARRSRHGTPTYSILCSAAGVVVLSFMSFQEIIEFLNFLYGLGMLAVFAAFVKLRFKDPDLPRPYRIPLGSKGAAAMCVPPVALIATVMCLATARTFVVSGAVAAAGVAMYFGLEHLKTTGWVEFLTPVPSDSFHGSSSSADDDNDVEDVRAVLLPADNVPAAEEEVPTSKAE; encoded by the exons atgaccggcggcggcggcggagggatcgAGGGCGAATCCCCGCCACGGCGGCGCCCCCTGACGGTGCTCCCCCTCGTCGCGCTCATCTTCTACGACGTCTCGGGCGGCCCGTTCGGCATCGAGGACTCGGtccgggccggcggcggcgcgctgctgcccctcctcggcttcctcatcCTCCCGGTCCTCTGGTCCCTGCCCGAGGCGCTCATCACCGCCGAGCTCGCCTCCACGTTCCCCACCAACGCCGGCTACGTCGCGTGGGTCTCCGCCGCGTTCGGCCCCACGGCGGCCTTCCTCGTGGGCTTCACCAAGtgggcctccggcaccctcgacaACGCGCTCTACCCCGTGCTCTTCCTCGACTACCTCCGCTCCGGCGGCCTCGCGCTGCCCGGCCCGCTCCGCTCGCTCGCCGTGCTCGCGCTCACCGCCGCGCTCACCTACCTCAACTACCGCGGCCTCCACCTCGTCGGCCTCTCCGCGCTCTTCCTCACCGCCTTCTCCCTCTCCCCGTTCGTCGCGCTCACCGCGCTCGCCATCCCCAAGATCCGCCCTTTCCGCTGGCTCGCCGTCAATCCCAAGGCCATTGACCCGCGCGGCTACTTCAACTCCATGTTCTGGAACCTCAACTACTGGGACAAGGCCAGCAcgctcgccggcgaggtcgaCGAGCCCAGGAAGACGTTCCCCAAGGCGGTGTTCGGCGCCGTGGGGCTCGTCGTCGGCGCCTACCTCATCCCGCTCCTGGCCGGCACCGGCGCGCTGCCGTCTGAGACCGCGGCGGAGTGGACGGACGGCTTCTTCTCCGAGGTCGGGCAGCGGATCGGCGGGCCCTGGCTGCGCGTCTGgatccaggccgccgccgccatgtccaACATGGGGCTCTTCGAGGCCGAGATGAGCAGCGACTCCTTCCAGCTCCTCGGCATGGCCGAGATGGGCATGATCCCCGCCATCTTCGCACGCAG GTCGCGGCACGGGACTCCGACGTACAGCATCCTGTGCTCGGCGGCGGGGGTGGTGGtgctgtccttcatgagcttccaggAGATCATCGAGTTCCTCAACTTCCTCTACGGCCTGGGCATGCTGGCCGTGTTCGCGGCCTTCGTGAAGCTGCGGTTCAAGGACCCGGACCTGCCCCGCCCCTACCGGATACCGCTCGGCTCCAAGGGGGCCGCCGCCATGTGCGTCCCGCCAGTGGCGCTCATCGCCACCGTCATGTGCCTGGCTACGGCCAGGACCTTCGTCGTCAGCGGCGCTGTGGCCGCCGCGGGCGTCGCCATGTACTTCGGCCTCGAGCACCTCAAGACCACCGGCTGGGTCGAGTTCCTGACGCCCGTGCCGTCCGACAGCTTCCACGGATCGTCGTCGTCGGCTGACGATGACAACGACGTTGAGGACGTCCGCGCCGTCCTTCTCCCTGCTGACAATGTtcccgccgccgaggaggaggtgcCCACCAGCAAGGCAGAGTAG